In Ipomoea triloba cultivar NCNSP0323 chromosome 15, ASM357664v1, one genomic interval encodes:
- the LOC116006848 gene encoding uncharacterized protein LOC116006848 isoform X1 — MRRALTAGSSLKGVWLGNELGRSSFWWKNDGALRRTEICFLGLPNGNHTAKISIFSSLPLPFLRKSIHPVLAAASAVSSPTLDTQEQFEGEEMDSAYGLKTVHVKFQLQKECSFGQQFLMVGDDPMFGAWDPSKAVPLTWSEGHVWTLEMDIPTGKSIVYKFLLKEADKDTILWQPGPDRVVETWETSNTITVCEDWDNAELQNIIEGGVLDGEAEESAIYAGMLIAEKSSGNEHGSLVADNISKACTGSSDCGQGQDNISRVEKEVNAGNASEAAGLVFDEETPVLVPGLNQIFGVESELEPLKEDETVSEGEGLAGSINAPELNSNEEFVTGKETSEMVFSKQPSELSVVESDLQWGRTTLHKLLTNLGWL, encoded by the exons ATGAGGAGGGCCTTGACAGCAGGGTCATCATTGAAGGGGGTGTGGCTGGGGAATGAGTTGGGAAGAAGCTCCTTTTGGTGGAAAAATGATGGTGCTTTAAGGAGGACAGAAATTTGCTTTCTTGGTTTGCCAAATGGAAACCATACTGCTAAAATCAGCATCTTTTCATCACTTCCACTACCCTTTCTGCGCAAATCTATCCATCCTGTTTTAGCAGCTGCTTCTGCTGTGTCTTCACCAACATTAGACACTCAG GAGCAGTTTGAGGGTGAAGAAATGGATTCAGCAT ATGGATTAAAAACTGTCCATGTCAAATTTCAATTACAAAAAGAATGTTCATTTGGGCAGCAGTTTCTGATGGTTGGTGATGATCCCATGTTTGGTGCATGGGATCCATCAAAAGCTGTTCCTCTCACCTGGTCAGAAggacatgtatggactcttgaGATG gatatTCCCACAGGCAAATCTATTGTCTATAAGTTCTTACTGAAAGAAGCTGATAAGGATACTATATTGTGGCAACCTGGCCCTGATCGCGTAGTGGAAACATGGGAAACAAGCAACACAATAACAGTTTGTGAAGATTGGGATAATGCTGAGCTCCAGAATATTATAGAGGGGGGAGTTTTAGATGGAGAGGCAGAGGAGTCTGCAATTTATGCAGGAATGCTGATTGCTGAGAAGTCATCTGGAAATGAGCATGGTTCTCTAGTTGCAGATAATATAAGCAAAGCCTGCACGGGTAGCTCAGATTGCGGGCAAGGGCAAGATAATATAAGCAGAGTTGAAAAGGAGGTGAATGCTGGTAATGCATCTGAAGCTGCAGGTTTAGTTTTTGATGAAGAGACTCCGGTTTTAGTGCCGGGACTGAATCAAATTTTTGGTGTGGAATCTGAGCTAGAGCCCTTGAAAGAAGATGAGACAGTGAGTGAGGGAGAAGGTTTGGCTGGATCTATTAATGCACCAGAG TTGAATTCAAATGAAGAGTTTGTGACTGGTAAAGAAACCTCTGAGATGGTGTTTAGCAAACAGCCATCGGAGCTGAGTGTCGTTGAAAGTGACCTCCAATGGGGTAGGACAACTCTCCACAAATTGCTCACTAATTTGGGGTGGTTATAA
- the LOC116006848 gene encoding uncharacterized protein LOC116006848 isoform X2 yields MRRALTAGSSLKGVWLGNELGRSSFWWKNDGALRRTEICFLGLPNGNHTAKISIFSSLPLPFLRKSIHPVLAAASAVSSPTLDTQFEGEEMDSAYGLKTVHVKFQLQKECSFGQQFLMVGDDPMFGAWDPSKAVPLTWSEGHVWTLEMDIPTGKSIVYKFLLKEADKDTILWQPGPDRVVETWETSNTITVCEDWDNAELQNIIEGGVLDGEAEESAIYAGMLIAEKSSGNEHGSLVADNISKACTGSSDCGQGQDNISRVEKEVNAGNASEAAGLVFDEETPVLVPGLNQIFGVESELEPLKEDETVSEGEGLAGSINAPELNSNEEFVTGKETSEMVFSKQPSELSVVESDLQWGRTTLHKLLTNLGWL; encoded by the exons ATGAGGAGGGCCTTGACAGCAGGGTCATCATTGAAGGGGGTGTGGCTGGGGAATGAGTTGGGAAGAAGCTCCTTTTGGTGGAAAAATGATGGTGCTTTAAGGAGGACAGAAATTTGCTTTCTTGGTTTGCCAAATGGAAACCATACTGCTAAAATCAGCATCTTTTCATCACTTCCACTACCCTTTCTGCGCAAATCTATCCATCCTGTTTTAGCAGCTGCTTCTGCTGTGTCTTCACCAACATTAGACACTCAG TTTGAGGGTGAAGAAATGGATTCAGCAT ATGGATTAAAAACTGTCCATGTCAAATTTCAATTACAAAAAGAATGTTCATTTGGGCAGCAGTTTCTGATGGTTGGTGATGATCCCATGTTTGGTGCATGGGATCCATCAAAAGCTGTTCCTCTCACCTGGTCAGAAggacatgtatggactcttgaGATG gatatTCCCACAGGCAAATCTATTGTCTATAAGTTCTTACTGAAAGAAGCTGATAAGGATACTATATTGTGGCAACCTGGCCCTGATCGCGTAGTGGAAACATGGGAAACAAGCAACACAATAACAGTTTGTGAAGATTGGGATAATGCTGAGCTCCAGAATATTATAGAGGGGGGAGTTTTAGATGGAGAGGCAGAGGAGTCTGCAATTTATGCAGGAATGCTGATTGCTGAGAAGTCATCTGGAAATGAGCATGGTTCTCTAGTTGCAGATAATATAAGCAAAGCCTGCACGGGTAGCTCAGATTGCGGGCAAGGGCAAGATAATATAAGCAGAGTTGAAAAGGAGGTGAATGCTGGTAATGCATCTGAAGCTGCAGGTTTAGTTTTTGATGAAGAGACTCCGGTTTTAGTGCCGGGACTGAATCAAATTTTTGGTGTGGAATCTGAGCTAGAGCCCTTGAAAGAAGATGAGACAGTGAGTGAGGGAGAAGGTTTGGCTGGATCTATTAATGCACCAGAG TTGAATTCAAATGAAGAGTTTGTGACTGGTAAAGAAACCTCTGAGATGGTGTTTAGCAAACAGCCATCGGAGCTGAGTGTCGTTGAAAGTGACCTCCAATGGGGTAGGACAACTCTCCACAAATTGCTCACTAATTTGGGGTGGTTATAA
- the LOC116006848 gene encoding uncharacterized protein LOC116006848 isoform X4 translates to MRRALTAGSSLKGVWLGNELGRSSFWWKNDGALRRTEICFLGLPNGNHTAKISIFSSLPLPFLRKSIHPVLAAASAVSSPTLDTQEQFEGEEMDSAYGLKTVHVKFQLQKECSFGQQFLMVGDDPMFGAWDPSKAVPLTWSEGHVWTLEMDIPTGKSIVYKFLLKEADKDTILWQPGPDRVVETWETSNTITVCEDWDNAELQNIIEGGVLDGEAEESAIYAGMLIAEKSSGNEHGSLVADNISKACTGSSDCGQGQDNISRVEKEVNAGNASEAAGLVFDEETPVLVPGLNQIFGVESELEPLKEDETVSEGEGLAGSINAPEISDMP, encoded by the exons ATGAGGAGGGCCTTGACAGCAGGGTCATCATTGAAGGGGGTGTGGCTGGGGAATGAGTTGGGAAGAAGCTCCTTTTGGTGGAAAAATGATGGTGCTTTAAGGAGGACAGAAATTTGCTTTCTTGGTTTGCCAAATGGAAACCATACTGCTAAAATCAGCATCTTTTCATCACTTCCACTACCCTTTCTGCGCAAATCTATCCATCCTGTTTTAGCAGCTGCTTCTGCTGTGTCTTCACCAACATTAGACACTCAG GAGCAGTTTGAGGGTGAAGAAATGGATTCAGCAT ATGGATTAAAAACTGTCCATGTCAAATTTCAATTACAAAAAGAATGTTCATTTGGGCAGCAGTTTCTGATGGTTGGTGATGATCCCATGTTTGGTGCATGGGATCCATCAAAAGCTGTTCCTCTCACCTGGTCAGAAggacatgtatggactcttgaGATG gatatTCCCACAGGCAAATCTATTGTCTATAAGTTCTTACTGAAAGAAGCTGATAAGGATACTATATTGTGGCAACCTGGCCCTGATCGCGTAGTGGAAACATGGGAAACAAGCAACACAATAACAGTTTGTGAAGATTGGGATAATGCTGAGCTCCAGAATATTATAGAGGGGGGAGTTTTAGATGGAGAGGCAGAGGAGTCTGCAATTTATGCAGGAATGCTGATTGCTGAGAAGTCATCTGGAAATGAGCATGGTTCTCTAGTTGCAGATAATATAAGCAAAGCCTGCACGGGTAGCTCAGATTGCGGGCAAGGGCAAGATAATATAAGCAGAGTTGAAAAGGAGGTGAATGCTGGTAATGCATCTGAAGCTGCAGGTTTAGTTTTTGATGAAGAGACTCCGGTTTTAGTGCCGGGACTGAATCAAATTTTTGGTGTGGAATCTGAGCTAGAGCCCTTGAAAGAAGATGAGACAGTGAGTGAGGGAGAAGGTTTGGCTGGATCTATTAATGCACCAGAG ATTTCTGATATGCCATGA
- the LOC116006848 gene encoding uncharacterized protein LOC116006848 isoform X3, whose protein sequence is MRRALTAGSSLKGVWLGNELGRSSFWWKNDGALRRTEICFLGLPNGNHTAKISIFSSLPLPFLRKSIHPVLAAASAVSSPTLDTQEQFEGEEMDSAYGLKTVHVKFQLQKECSFGQQFLMVGDDPMFGAWDPSKAVPLTWSEGHVWTLEMDIPTGKSIVYKFLLKEADKDTILWQPGPDRVVETWETSNTITVCEDWDNAELQNIIEGGVLDGEAEESAIYAGMLIAEKSSGNEHGSLVADNISKACTGSSDCGQGQDNISRVEKEVNAGNASEAAGLVFDEETPVLVPGLNQIFGVESELEPLKEDETVSEGEGLAGSINAPEVTDGLTFN, encoded by the exons ATGAGGAGGGCCTTGACAGCAGGGTCATCATTGAAGGGGGTGTGGCTGGGGAATGAGTTGGGAAGAAGCTCCTTTTGGTGGAAAAATGATGGTGCTTTAAGGAGGACAGAAATTTGCTTTCTTGGTTTGCCAAATGGAAACCATACTGCTAAAATCAGCATCTTTTCATCACTTCCACTACCCTTTCTGCGCAAATCTATCCATCCTGTTTTAGCAGCTGCTTCTGCTGTGTCTTCACCAACATTAGACACTCAG GAGCAGTTTGAGGGTGAAGAAATGGATTCAGCAT ATGGATTAAAAACTGTCCATGTCAAATTTCAATTACAAAAAGAATGTTCATTTGGGCAGCAGTTTCTGATGGTTGGTGATGATCCCATGTTTGGTGCATGGGATCCATCAAAAGCTGTTCCTCTCACCTGGTCAGAAggacatgtatggactcttgaGATG gatatTCCCACAGGCAAATCTATTGTCTATAAGTTCTTACTGAAAGAAGCTGATAAGGATACTATATTGTGGCAACCTGGCCCTGATCGCGTAGTGGAAACATGGGAAACAAGCAACACAATAACAGTTTGTGAAGATTGGGATAATGCTGAGCTCCAGAATATTATAGAGGGGGGAGTTTTAGATGGAGAGGCAGAGGAGTCTGCAATTTATGCAGGAATGCTGATTGCTGAGAAGTCATCTGGAAATGAGCATGGTTCTCTAGTTGCAGATAATATAAGCAAAGCCTGCACGGGTAGCTCAGATTGCGGGCAAGGGCAAGATAATATAAGCAGAGTTGAAAAGGAGGTGAATGCTGGTAATGCATCTGAAGCTGCAGGTTTAGTTTTTGATGAAGAGACTCCGGTTTTAGTGCCGGGACTGAATCAAATTTTTGGTGTGGAATCTGAGCTAGAGCCCTTGAAAGAAGATGAGACAGTGAGTGAGGGAGAAGGTTTGGCTGGATCTATTAATGCACCAGAGGTAACGGACGGCTTAACATTCAACTAA